One genomic region from Sphaerochaeta sp. encodes:
- a CDS encoding carbohydrate ABC transporter permease gives MKLSKTANGIILFVFSLVGIVFFVPFLWMACSSLKPESMIMGHPEQMFPRSVTLQNYSSLLSKIPFGRFLFNSFVFAGGITIFSLFFDSLAGYAFAKLPFKGRDVVFVLVLVTMMIPFQVTMIPLYLLMNNLHILNTFPGMMLPRLTNAFGIYFMRQSFLSVPGDLIDAGRIDGLNEWGIYQRIMLPVVTASLSTLGVFHFMYNWNDFLWPMLMTNTTDMQTLPVGLALFQGEHVMEHGPIFSGAVLSILPILIIFLCAQKTFIKGIALSGIKG, from the coding sequence TCCTGTTTGTTTTTTCTCTGGTAGGCATTGTCTTCTTTGTCCCTTTCCTCTGGATGGCATGTTCTTCATTGAAACCGGAATCAATGATCATGGGGCATCCTGAACAGATGTTTCCTCGTTCTGTTACCCTGCAAAATTATTCGAGTCTCCTTTCAAAGATTCCCTTTGGAAGATTCTTGTTCAATTCGTTTGTATTTGCCGGTGGTATCACCATTTTTTCGTTGTTTTTTGATTCTTTGGCGGGCTACGCATTTGCCAAACTGCCATTCAAGGGCAGGGATGTTGTGTTTGTCTTGGTTCTGGTGACAATGATGATTCCCTTTCAGGTGACAATGATTCCTTTGTATCTTCTCATGAACAACCTGCATATTTTGAACACATTCCCGGGAATGATGCTGCCAAGATTGACGAACGCATTCGGTATCTACTTCATGAGGCAGTCGTTTCTTTCCGTACCTGGTGATTTAATAGATGCAGGCCGGATCGATGGCTTGAATGAATGGGGGATTTACCAACGAATTATGCTTCCTGTGGTGACAGCGAGTTTATCCACGCTAGGCGTTTTTCATTTCATGTACAACTGGAACGATTTTCTCTGGCCCATGTTGATGACAAATACAACTGATATGCAAACGCTTCCTGTGGGATTAGCCTTGTTCCAAGGAGAACATGTGATGGAGCATGGCCCCATTTTTTCCGGGGCGGTGTTGTCCATCCTGCCCATATTGATAATTTTCCTGTGTGCGCAAAAAACGTTTATCAAAGGAATCGCCCTGAGTGGGATTAAAGGATAA
- a CDS encoding family 1 glycosylhydrolase, with amino-acid sequence MMDTEFLFCCGIEDTFIADPYPKTGKVLDEYDLTGHYQHWKDDFDRVKGLGCDALRWGIPWYRVQPQKDTWDWSWTDQTIPYLVEEKGITVILDLMHYGTPLWMKKSYQDPDYPSFVETYTAKVIERYQKYLKFVVPYNEPHTAAEFAGRQGVWPPYSQGFDGYLSVMKAVVLGAQRQTNLIQRKGLQTVQVECSGGSFALDEATKDLAQWETTAQSMYFDLLTGHVERLLPYASFFGAHGWNEHVLAEFQTHAAEIGIMGVNFYPQFSFQDIWMGKDGTVKRKNHPVWIPDLERLLRKRYNAYACPMIITETSVRDDLTMKRFWLKESMEKTVSLFRSGFPILGYTWFPIIDMVDWSYRTQDGEKENFMARFGFWDEQRKENSCAELYRELVRNYHGDN; translated from the coding sequence ATGATGGATACAGAATTCTTGTTTTGTTGCGGGATTGAGGATACGTTTATTGCTGATCCTTATCCTAAAACAGGAAAGGTCCTGGACGAATATGATTTGACAGGGCATTACCAGCACTGGAAGGATGATTTTGATAGAGTAAAAGGTCTTGGTTGTGATGCACTTCGTTGGGGTATCCCATGGTATCGTGTGCAACCCCAAAAGGATACGTGGGATTGGTCTTGGACGGACCAAACCATTCCGTACCTTGTTGAAGAAAAAGGCATTACGGTAATCCTTGATTTAATGCATTATGGAACACCGTTATGGATGAAAAAATCGTATCAAGATCCTGACTATCCTTCCTTTGTGGAAACATATACAGCAAAAGTAATAGAGCGATACCAGAAATACTTAAAGTTTGTCGTTCCGTATAATGAGCCCCATACAGCAGCAGAGTTTGCGGGAAGACAAGGGGTATGGCCTCCATATTCCCAAGGATTTGATGGGTATCTTTCCGTCATGAAGGCAGTGGTGCTTGGGGCGCAGAGACAAACGAACCTCATCCAAAGGAAAGGATTACAAACCGTTCAGGTGGAGTGTTCTGGTGGATCGTTTGCGTTGGATGAAGCGACCAAAGATTTGGCACAATGGGAAACTACGGCACAGTCAATGTATTTCGACTTGTTGACTGGGCATGTGGAACGATTGTTGCCGTATGCCTCATTTTTTGGAGCGCATGGTTGGAATGAGCATGTATTAGCTGAATTCCAAACTCATGCGGCAGAAATTGGCATTATGGGCGTTAATTTTTATCCCCAATTTTCTTTTCAAGATATTTGGATGGGGAAAGATGGTACGGTAAAAAGAAAGAACCATCCGGTATGGATTCCCGATCTTGAGCGCCTGTTACGAAAACGGTATAACGCATATGCATGTCCAATGATCATCACCGAGACAAGTGTTCGTGATGATTTGACGATGAAGCGGTTTTGGTTGAAGGAATCGATGGAGAAAACGGTGTCTCTTTTTCGGAGTGGGTTCCCCATTCTCGGGTATACATGGTTTCCGATTATTGATATGGTCGATTGGTCTTATCGGACACAGGATGGGGAAAAAGAAAACTTTATGGCTCGGTTTGGCTTTTGGGATGAACAGAGAAAAGAGAATTCCTGTGCGGAATTATATCGTGAATTGGTGAGGAACTATCATGGCGACAATTGA
- a CDS encoding helix-turn-helix domain-containing protein, whose product MSQPLCFSSFSDIAVIARALDSPIRREMLVLLHKQSMNISQLCVALDIPQSTCTTNMLLLEKAGLVESKQIPAKGKGVQKLCSLKYDKILLPLFENTIQEQKKSRTIETEMPIGLFSDYSVTAPCGIISDHSVIGLYDNPSSFLDPRRASAGLIWFSYGFLEYRFPKNFTQDAHIRCISFSAEICSEYPGHNNNWPSDITLWINGLEVGTWTSPGDMGGDRGSFTPGWWNTNDTQYGFLKTWVIDHQGTWIDHTKRTDVTVNALRIQAYDSISIRIGVKESAINRGGLNVFGSTFGNYAQDLKLVVSLE is encoded by the coding sequence ATGAGCCAACCACTTTGTTTCTCTTCATTTTCTGATATCGCTGTAATTGCTCGGGCACTTGATTCCCCTATACGTAGGGAAATGCTTGTACTTCTGCATAAACAATCTATGAACATATCACAGTTATGCGTCGCATTGGATATTCCGCAATCAACCTGTACCACCAATATGTTATTGCTTGAGAAAGCAGGATTGGTTGAGTCCAAACAGATCCCGGCAAAGGGAAAAGGCGTCCAGAAGCTTTGTTCTTTAAAGTATGACAAAATCTTACTTCCGCTCTTTGAAAACACAATCCAAGAACAGAAGAAATCCAGAACCATAGAAACAGAAATGCCCATCGGATTATTTTCCGATTATTCAGTTACTGCACCTTGCGGCATCATTTCAGACCATTCCGTGATTGGGCTGTATGACAACCCCAGTTCATTCCTGGACCCACGACGAGCATCTGCCGGTCTCATCTGGTTTTCCTATGGTTTTCTCGAATACCGATTCCCAAAGAATTTTACCCAAGATGCCCATATTCGATGTATCAGCTTTTCTGCGGAAATCTGTTCCGAATATCCCGGCCATAACAACAACTGGCCATCAGACATCACATTGTGGATCAACGGACTGGAAGTCGGAACGTGGACTTCTCCGGGAGATATGGGAGGGGATCGAGGCTCATTCACCCCTGGATGGTGGAACACCAATGACACACAATACGGGTTCTTGAAAACTTGGGTGATCGATCATCAAGGAACATGGATCGATCATACCAAACGCACTGACGTCACCGTCAATGCGTTACGCATCCAAGCATACGACTCCATCTCCATACGAATAGGCGTGAAAGAATCCGCAATCAATCGTGGTGGACTGAATGTTTTCGGATCTACCTTTGGGAATTATGCCCAAGACCTAAAGCTCGTTGTTTCCTTGGAGTAA
- a CDS encoding LacI family transcriptional regulator, protein MTIKDIAEQAGVSMITVSRVINTPEKVAEHTRKKVYDLLAKNGYVHNIAAHNLASKRSGIISIYASKDMGMLDPFFQQFLVGVGSALSETNYSMSLVNDIRDTQFCDGYIFSGHNYSDTALENAKETGRPIALFGTIPDQSVDCIDTDNVNSAKKVVAYLMQKGHQKIDIILNTVKGDYVNERLEGYKQALQTGGIEFEDKRVHVVENTIQGGMQVARWFHEHTCDATAVFFITDLMAVGFVMGMQGLGYHIPQDVSVAGFDGLGHHLLSNPRLTTVVQPVYEISQTLTKCLLERIRNPETPPVRKLFDGKLLEEESVIQVKR, encoded by the coding sequence ATGACGATCAAGGATATTGCGGAACAAGCAGGCGTTTCAATGATTACCGTTTCTCGTGTGATTAATACACCAGAGAAGGTGGCAGAACACACCCGAAAGAAGGTATATGACCTGCTTGCAAAAAATGGATATGTCCACAATATTGCAGCCCATAATTTGGCCTCAAAGCGATCTGGGATCATCAGCATTTATGCATCAAAAGATATGGGAATGCTAGATCCTTTTTTTCAGCAGTTTCTTGTTGGTGTAGGTTCTGCGCTTTCAGAAACCAATTATTCAATGTCCTTGGTAAATGATATCCGTGATACACAATTCTGTGATGGGTATATTTTTTCCGGGCATAACTATTCTGACACGGCACTGGAAAACGCAAAGGAAACGGGAAGACCGATTGCCTTGTTTGGAACAATCCCCGATCAGTCTGTAGACTGTATTGATACGGACAATGTCAATTCTGCGAAAAAGGTTGTTGCATATTTGATGCAAAAAGGCCATCAGAAAATTGATATCATTCTCAACACCGTAAAAGGCGACTACGTAAACGAACGTTTGGAAGGGTATAAACAGGCACTCCAAACAGGAGGGATTGAATTTGAGGATAAACGTGTGCATGTTGTTGAAAATACCATTCAAGGTGGAATGCAGGTCGCTCGTTGGTTTCATGAGCATACCTGCGATGCAACAGCGGTTTTCTTCATCACTGACTTGATGGCGGTAGGATTCGTCATGGGGATGCAGGGACTTGGGTACCACATTCCTCAGGATGTGTCTGTTGCTGGTTTTGATGGATTGGGGCATCACTTGCTTTCGAATCCAAGACTTACCACCGTGGTACAACCGGTCTATGAAATTTCCCAAACGCTTACCAAATGTCTTCTTGAAAGAATTCGAAATCCCGAGACTCCACCGGTACGAAAATTGTTCGACGGGAAGCTTCTGGAAGAAGAATCTGTTATACAAGTAAAACGATAG
- a CDS encoding extracellular solute-binding protein, which produces MRRIKKGFIVCIMVALSLSGMVFAQGSKETTPTGPVTLEVWARGDEIKQFVPGFEAENPDITVNVTVIPDAEMTPKLITVLASGKGVPDLFMQEASYITYLVEAGCFADLNKAPYHINDYRDNIWPATLDVGTDSTGVVRALTWQTNPGAIIYRRDIAKKYFGTDDPDTVSQLLNTDEKMLAVAKQMKQDGIHFVSCFKDIYDSKIAQRTNPWVVDGKLTIDPVLLDFMDMAKTILVNGYDLGVDQWASEWIAAVESDDLFCYILPPWGYQYVIKPAANKTIGKWAITTPATAYISGGSYLGIYDKTPHKDAAWKFFSYVLLNEKSLYDYAKQSGDFVVLKSVCDKLAAGEGEAVLGGQNPNGIFIKEMQNSFKKLNTVYDSQLNDSFISAIKAYAAGSTKEQALSQFKQDVKTAFPEIVVE; this is translated from the coding sequence ATGAGACGGATTAAAAAAGGTTTTATCGTGTGTATTATGGTAGCGCTATCATTATCTGGAATGGTATTTGCTCAAGGCTCAAAGGAAACAACGCCAACAGGGCCGGTGACACTTGAAGTGTGGGCGCGTGGAGATGAGATCAAACAGTTCGTACCTGGATTTGAGGCGGAGAATCCAGATATTACGGTCAATGTGACGGTCATTCCTGATGCGGAAATGACTCCGAAACTGATCACCGTTCTTGCCAGTGGGAAAGGTGTGCCGGATTTGTTCATGCAGGAAGCGAGTTACATAACCTACCTTGTTGAGGCGGGGTGTTTTGCGGATCTGAATAAAGCGCCATATCACATCAATGATTATCGGGATAATATTTGGCCTGCTACTTTGGATGTGGGAACGGATTCTACCGGTGTGGTTCGTGCGTTAACCTGGCAGACGAACCCAGGCGCCATCATCTATCGCAGGGATATTGCAAAAAAGTATTTTGGTACGGACGATCCTGATACGGTATCACAACTGCTCAATACCGATGAAAAAATGTTGGCTGTAGCTAAACAGATGAAACAAGATGGAATCCATTTTGTTTCTTGCTTCAAAGATATCTATGATAGCAAGATCGCACAAAGGACAAATCCGTGGGTTGTTGATGGCAAATTAACGATTGATCCAGTGCTCTTGGATTTCATGGATATGGCGAAAACCATCTTGGTCAATGGGTATGATCTGGGTGTTGACCAGTGGGCAAGTGAATGGATCGCGGCTGTCGAGTCTGATGATTTATTCTGCTACATATTGCCTCCGTGGGGATATCAATACGTGATTAAACCTGCCGCCAACAAGACGATAGGAAAGTGGGCGATAACAACGCCTGCGACAGCATATATTTCTGGAGGATCCTATCTTGGTATCTATGATAAGACACCTCACAAGGATGCTGCGTGGAAATTCTTTTCCTATGTACTGCTGAACGAGAAGAGCTTGTATGACTACGCAAAACAGAGCGGCGATTTCGTGGTTCTGAAGAGCGTCTGCGACAAACTCGCTGCTGGAGAAGGAGAGGCGGTGTTGGGAGGTCAAAATCCGAATGGAATCTTCATCAAGGAAATGCAAAACAGCTTCAAGAAGCTGAATACTGTGTATGATTCTCAGCTGAATGATTCGTTCATTTCCGCCATCAAAGCCTATGCTGCGGGGAGTACAAAGGAACAAGCACTTTCCCAATTCAAGCAGGATGTCAAAACGGCATTTCCTGAAATTGTTGTTGAGTGA
- a CDS encoding sugar ABC transporter permease — MTFSRLEKRRNIWGYVFITPFLVMFVLFGLYPIIYTFQLSFQKWNGFSAVQNVGFQNWARLKDDGTFPLTLANTVKIWLWDFIPQLGIALLLSMIFTFRKIKGMSFFRAVFYLPNLITAASIGLLFNILFNGDKSTINQLLIRLGLKSQPIAFFKSGVITQGIASYILWWMWFGYTMILIMAGVTSIDSSLYEAAELDGCTSWQTFRLITMPLIRPTILYITITSIIGGMQIFDVPANLTNLAGDPQKAILTTSMYVYQQGFKNTSLGYASTLSVVQFLIIAALSFIALKMMRRKGA; from the coding sequence ATGACTTTTTCACGACTTGAAAAACGAAGGAATATCTGGGGGTATGTATTCATCACCCCATTCCTCGTGATGTTTGTTTTGTTTGGTCTGTATCCAATCATCTACACCTTCCAGTTGAGTTTCCAGAAGTGGAATGGATTCTCGGCAGTGCAAAATGTTGGATTTCAGAACTGGGCAAGACTGAAAGATGATGGTACCTTCCCGTTGACCCTTGCTAACACTGTGAAGATCTGGCTGTGGGATTTCATCCCACAGCTGGGAATCGCATTGTTGCTTTCCATGATTTTTACGTTCCGGAAGATCAAAGGAATGAGCTTTTTCCGTGCCGTATTTTATCTTCCCAATCTGATCACAGCCGCTTCCATTGGTTTGTTGTTCAATATTCTGTTCAATGGTGATAAATCCACTATCAACCAATTGTTGATACGTCTGGGATTGAAATCCCAGCCCATTGCGTTTTTCAAATCGGGTGTGATCACCCAAGGAATTGCTTCTTACATCCTTTGGTGGATGTGGTTTGGCTATACCATGATTTTGATCATGGCGGGGGTCACATCGATTGACAGCTCATTGTATGAGGCAGCGGAATTGGATGGTTGTACCTCGTGGCAAACGTTCCGGTTGATCACTATGCCACTTATCCGGCCAACCATCCTATATATCACCATTACCTCAATTATTGGAGGGATGCAGATTTTTGATGTACCTGCAAACCTGACTAACTTGGCAGGAGATCCTCAAAAAGCAATTCTTACGACCTCAATGTATGTGTATCAACAAGGTTTTAAAAATACCTCATTGGGATATGCGTCCACGTTGTCTGTGGTCCAGTTCCTTATCATCGCAGCGTTGAGTTTTATCGCCCTGAAGATGATGCGAAGGAAGGGGGCGTGA
- a CDS encoding carbohydrate ABC transporter permease gives MKHIGTVFVYVFLLLLLVLSLLPFYLVLINSTYSSIDIVTKLKFLPGTMFGANYQKLQELTNIWRGFGNSLIVSVPFVVFSCYFGAFAGYGFAKFQFKGKTFFFFLVLASMMLPSQLSIIGFYTTSLKLGMLNTYWPLILPGIANASAVFFLRGMIEQSVPESLLEAARMEGCSELTIFNRFVLPCIMPGVATIGIFNFVSSWNNYLGPLIILSDAKKFTMPILIATIKGIFLSNYGAMYVAIAISIFPVVIVYCFLSRYIINGLTIGAEK, from the coding sequence ATGAAACATATTGGCACCGTCTTTGTATACGTGTTTCTTCTCTTGTTGCTGGTGCTTTCTTTGTTACCGTTTTACCTTGTGTTGATCAATTCAACATACAGTTCTATTGATATTGTTACCAAGCTGAAATTTCTTCCCGGAACAATGTTCGGAGCAAACTATCAGAAACTGCAGGAATTGACCAATATCTGGCGAGGTTTTGGGAATAGTCTCATTGTTTCTGTACCCTTCGTTGTCTTTTCTTGCTATTTTGGAGCGTTTGCGGGGTATGGGTTCGCAAAGTTCCAATTCAAAGGAAAAACGTTCTTTTTCTTTCTCGTACTTGCGAGCATGATGCTGCCTTCCCAGCTGAGCATCATTGGTTTTTATACGACAAGTCTGAAACTGGGAATGCTGAATACCTATTGGCCATTGATTCTTCCTGGTATTGCCAATGCATCTGCGGTTTTTTTCCTCCGTGGCATGATAGAACAGAGTGTTCCAGAATCCTTGTTGGAAGCTGCGCGGATGGAGGGTTGCTCAGAACTTACCATTTTCAATCGTTTCGTTCTTCCTTGCATCATGCCTGGGGTTGCTACCATCGGAATCTTTAACTTTGTATCCTCTTGGAACAATTATCTGGGACCATTGATCATCCTTAGTGATGCCAAGAAATTTACGATGCCAATTTTGATAGCGACTATCAAAGGGATCTTTCTTTCCAACTATGGTGCCATGTATGTGGCTATCGCGATCTCAATCTTCCCTGTGGTCATCGTGTATTGCTTTTTGTCTCGGTATATTATCAATGGTTTGACAATCGGAGCTGAGAAATGA
- a CDS encoding cellulase family glycosylhydrolase has product MSEIKGVNLGEWLVLERWMDTSVFAGTDARDEDTLCRRLQGEEKLERYQHHRDTFITESDIAFIAKCGLNAVRLPVPHFLFGDDPRYCDPYVPCVSYVDQCFTWCQRYGLGIILDIHTAPDCQNGFDNGGICGVSKWHQKPENINRMLDVLEMLADRYGKKENLLGIELLNEPASEAVWERNKRFYEAHDKERAKGSSAVPLPVIFDFYTRGYERLRSHMGKEKFVVFHDAFRFPLMKYFFKESHLENVLLDTHLYLEMEGVSDVTSTTNHLHRILVDWNQEIYEMQKIVPVMVGEWSLPHNILPSFTPEQKYYSYRLMADAFLLTWEQAFAQFFWSYKVKCYDKLGWDFRDGVARGWLPARFDGKASM; this is encoded by the coding sequence ATGAGTGAAATAAAAGGCGTGAATCTTGGGGAATGGCTTGTGCTTGAGCGTTGGATGGACACTTCCGTGTTTGCCGGTACAGATGCACGAGATGAGGATACCCTGTGCAGACGGTTACAAGGAGAAGAGAAGCTGGAAAGATACCAACACCATCGAGATACCTTCATTACAGAATCAGACATCGCGTTTATCGCAAAGTGCGGCTTGAACGCAGTTCGGTTGCCAGTTCCTCATTTCCTATTTGGAGATGATCCTCGGTATTGTGACCCATACGTTCCCTGTGTATCGTATGTGGATCAATGCTTTACTTGGTGTCAACGGTATGGGTTGGGTATCATTCTTGATATTCATACTGCTCCGGACTGTCAGAATGGGTTTGATAATGGTGGTATTTGTGGTGTTTCAAAATGGCACCAAAAGCCAGAGAACATCAATCGAATGCTAGATGTGCTTGAGATGTTGGCCGATCGTTACGGTAAAAAAGAAAACTTGTTGGGGATCGAATTGCTCAATGAACCTGCTTCAGAGGCGGTTTGGGAACGGAACAAACGGTTTTACGAAGCTCATGACAAAGAACGGGCAAAAGGATCATCAGCGGTTCCTCTTCCTGTCATCTTTGACTTTTATACACGTGGATATGAACGCCTTCGTTCCCATATGGGAAAAGAAAAGTTTGTCGTCTTTCATGACGCATTCCGCTTTCCATTAATGAAATATTTCTTCAAGGAATCTCATTTGGAAAATGTTCTTTTGGACACCCATTTATATTTGGAAATGGAAGGAGTTTCTGATGTGACATCTACGACGAATCATCTTCATCGTATTCTTGTCGATTGGAATCAAGAAATATACGAAATGCAGAAGATTGTACCTGTCATGGTGGGCGAGTGGTCTCTCCCCCATAATATTCTTCCTTCATTTACGCCGGAACAAAAATACTATTCCTATCGCTTGATGGCTGATGCCTTTTTATTGACGTGGGAACAGGCCTTCGCCCAATTTTTCTGGTCATACAAGGTCAAATGTTATGATAAGCTTGGATGGGATTTTCGTGATGGTGTTGCCCGAGGGTGGCTTCCTGCACGGTTTGACGGAAAAGCATCAATGTAG
- a CDS encoding IS66 family transposase yields the protein MSEKGFIDFQNFEKALQEKGVELSSYELSAILELINLRFDEVISKSEQQAESFARTITELNKTIASLNDVIETLKGKNNRNASNSNKPSSWDHFSKPTPKPSSINAGDGGSIKKSSGGQKGHSGTTMKVQDTPDRIENLYPRRCFGCDRFAECLARASEKASRTVVDVEVRTIQTEYRQMSLCCPVDGTEQCGQFPAFARSNFQYGPTVNAIVTELSSDGSVGMHKISTFMDDAFGIRMTDGTVSNIIGKCSDLSESLVEKFKDTFAQVHIAHFDETGCRIQKKNGWLHIAASRRFSVFGFHKNRGDKGIKALGVYDRMKDPSQVAVTDFWGSYLKIDAQFPKKHAFCGAHLDREIQNLIDNYGSPACARKMKKLMKSAYVEVQELKGKGMTEAPQSLLDEVSEKYDKIVTAALNRHKPPKKTNKRGRPGKGTIRALFERFRDYKEGVLMFLHDFEVPFSNNQAERAARGMKTKLKVSGCFRSEDGAKAFCNIKSIMDTCRKHGLNHFAVLQDLFSGKDISGQFCLV from the coding sequence ATGTCTGAAAAAGGATTTATCGATTTCCAGAACTTTGAAAAAGCACTCCAGGAGAAAGGGGTCGAGCTCTCATCTTATGAGCTTTCTGCCATTTTGGAACTCATAAACCTTCGGTTTGATGAAGTCATCTCCAAATCCGAACAACAGGCAGAGTCCTTTGCCAGGACCATCACCGAACTCAACAAGACCATAGCGAGCCTGAATGATGTCATCGAAACCCTGAAGGGAAAGAACAACAGGAACGCATCGAATTCAAACAAGCCGTCGTCATGGGATCATTTCAGCAAACCAACCCCAAAGCCATCGTCAATCAATGCGGGTGACGGCGGGTCGATAAAGAAGTCATCCGGTGGGCAGAAAGGTCATAGCGGCACCACGATGAAAGTCCAGGATACGCCTGACAGGATTGAGAACCTGTATCCCCGCAGGTGCTTCGGATGCGATCGTTTCGCCGAATGCCTTGCCCGGGCAAGCGAGAAGGCATCCAGGACTGTTGTTGATGTCGAAGTCAGGACGATACAGACCGAGTACAGGCAGATGAGCTTGTGCTGCCCTGTTGACGGCACGGAGCAGTGCGGCCAGTTCCCGGCTTTCGCAAGAAGCAATTTCCAGTACGGGCCTACCGTCAACGCCATTGTGACCGAACTCTCCTCGGACGGCAGTGTCGGCATGCACAAGATAAGCACGTTCATGGATGACGCCTTCGGCATCCGGATGACGGACGGCACGGTAAGCAACATCATCGGCAAGTGTTCCGATTTGAGCGAAAGCCTCGTCGAGAAGTTCAAGGATACCTTTGCACAAGTCCATATCGCACATTTCGATGAAACCGGCTGCAGAATCCAGAAGAAGAACGGGTGGCTGCACATAGCCGCCAGCAGACGCTTCTCGGTATTCGGGTTCCACAAGAACCGTGGGGACAAGGGCATCAAGGCCCTTGGGGTCTACGACAGGATGAAGGATCCCTCGCAGGTCGCCGTCACCGATTTCTGGGGCTCCTACCTGAAGATTGATGCACAATTCCCCAAGAAGCATGCATTCTGCGGCGCCCATCTGGACAGGGAGATCCAGAACCTCATTGACAACTACGGCAGCCCGGCCTGCGCCAGGAAGATGAAGAAGCTTATGAAGTCCGCCTACGTCGAAGTCCAGGAACTCAAGGGCAAAGGCATGACGGAAGCACCGCAGAGCCTGCTTGACGAGGTCTCCGAGAAATATGACAAGATTGTCACGGCAGCCTTGAACAGACACAAGCCTCCCAAGAAGACCAACAAGCGAGGCAGGCCTGGCAAAGGCACCATCAGGGCCTTGTTCGAGAGATTCCGGGACTACAAGGAAGGGGTCCTGATGTTCCTGCATGACTTCGAGGTTCCTTTCTCAAACAACCAGGCCGAACGGGCTGCTCGAGGTATGAAAACCAAGCTCAAGGTGTCTGGATGCTTTCGGAGTGAAGACGGAGCCAAGGCTTTCTGCAATATAAAGTCCATTATGGATACATGCAGAAAGCATGGACTGAACCATTTTGCCGTTCTTCAGGACTTGTTTTCGGGAAAGGACATTTCAGGCCAGTTCTGCTTGGTGTAG
- a CDS encoding GIY-YIG nuclease family protein has protein sequence MKTQGKTITLFLMDGDATGRIKTKLSNSTVLVYRIPRGALDSCDDMSVLDQSGVYLLFGVDGNTGKEAVYIGQAGIRKNGKGVLYRLKEHRRDAQKDFWTEALVITTSDDSWGPTEISWLENQFTNLAISAKRYVVKNNNEPSLGHVTEEKESELSEFTEKALIVVGVLGHQGFNPLLPKPSYPEIGNANQSLEFFLSSRNGVSARGRLTHEGFVLCAGSVLRKELLKSASDSTRHLREQHRGDVDDQNRTTKDLLFTSPSGASSFVLGGSSNGRRDWKTKEGKVLAEVENNEIH, from the coding sequence ATGAAAACACAAGGAAAAACCATCACGCTTTTTTTGATGGATGGCGACGCTACAGGACGAATCAAGACAAAACTTTCCAATAGCACGGTGTTGGTGTATCGAATCCCAAGAGGCGCGTTGGATTCCTGTGATGATATGTCTGTGCTCGATCAGAGCGGGGTCTATCTCTTGTTTGGTGTGGATGGCAATACCGGGAAAGAAGCGGTATATATTGGGCAAGCCGGGATTCGGAAGAACGGAAAGGGTGTCCTCTACCGTTTGAAAGAACATCGGCGGGATGCGCAAAAGGATTTCTGGACCGAGGCCTTGGTGATTACGACTTCAGATGATAGCTGGGGTCCGACAGAGATCAGCTGGCTGGAAAACCAGTTCACCAATCTGGCGATCTCCGCCAAACGGTATGTGGTGAAAAACAACAACGAACCCTCATTAGGGCATGTCACCGAAGAAAAGGAAAGCGAACTGAGTGAGTTCACTGAGAAAGCTTTGATCGTGGTAGGTGTCCTGGGCCATCAAGGATTCAATCCGTTGTTGCCAAAGCCGTCATACCCTGAAATTGGAAACGCCAACCAATCTTTGGAATTCTTTTTGTCTTCACGCAATGGTGTCAGTGCACGTGGTCGTTTGACTCATGAAGGTTTTGTCCTCTGTGCGGGAAGTGTATTGAGAAAAGAGCTTCTCAAGAGTGCTTCTGATTCCACTCGGCATTTGCGTGAGCAACATCGCGGGGATGTGGATGATCAGAACAGGACGACCAAGGACCTCCTCTTCACTTCTCCCTCGGGAGCTTCGTCATTTGTGCTCGGAGGCTCCTCAAACGGAAGACGGGATTGGAAAACCAAAGAGGGAAAGGTATTGGCCGAAGTTGAAAACAACGAAATACATTGA